One Acidimicrobiales bacterium genomic window carries:
- the rpmG gene encoding 50S ribosomal protein L33 encodes MPKNDKRVQVTLECQVCKRRNYITTKNKVNDRERIELKKYCRWDRAHTAHKETR; translated from the coding sequence ATGCCGAAGAACGACAAGCGAGTGCAGGTCACCCTGGAGTGCCAGGTCTGCAAGCGCCGCAACTACATCACGACCAAGAACAAGGTCAACGACCGCGAGCGGATCGAGCTCAAGAAGTACTGCCGGTGGGACCGCGCCCACACCGCGCACAAGGAGACCCGCTGA